In the genome of Montipora foliosa isolate CH-2021 chromosome 3, ASM3666993v2, whole genome shotgun sequence, one region contains:
- the LOC137995147 gene encoding zinc finger MYM-type protein 1-like: protein MLSGHHPVSKNERLAIVSDLVFERITTEVMDETSDISRTEEVSLCLRYLINGETKETFVGFFATASTEGEVLYELAKTAINNIIAECFDGAANMSGIRKGLATRMKECSPLGIYVHCYGHLLNLALQNTMTENETLGNALGTIQSLYNFLHGSTKRHVLFKDIEIHEEDVALTLKSLSTTRWSCRWAARKKIKKGIEGTQFTFRDAKVPRTRPSRRLQSLTGETPAAANDSSQQTEKDYFRITVYYTSIDKVVSELQSRFEDNDQEVLCALGQIVFRRSLSINNIQTLSNFYGVDSGMLSSEKSIFENYDCGDPCQRKNAALMVKTMHQNGLHDILPVLYKVASILATIPATSCSAERSFSALRRIKTFLRSTMGQDRLSSIAVINIEREYAN, encoded by the exons ATGCTCAGTGGACATCACCCAGTATCCAAAAATGAGCGACTTGCAATAGTGTCAGACCTTGTGTTTGAGAGAATCACGACAGAAGTCATGGATGAAACTTCAGACATCAGTAGAACCGAAGAGGTATCCTTGTGCCTCAGGTACCTTATCAATGGtgagacaaaagaaactttcgttGGTTTCTTTGCCACTGCTTCTACGGAGGGGGAAGTTCTGTACGAGCTCgcaaaaacagccataaatAACATTATTGCCGAATGCTTTGATGGCGCTGCGAACATGAGTGGTATTCGCAAGGGCCTTGCTACGCGTATGAAGGAATGTTCACCTCTCGGAATATATGTACATTGTTATGGTCATCTTTTAAATTTGGCTCTTCAGAACACCATGACTGAAAATGAAACTCTCGGTAATGCCCTCGGTACAATCCAGAGTCTTTATAATTTCTTACACGGGAGTACCAAGCGCCATGTGTTATTCAAGGACATTGAAATTCATGAAGAGGATGTTGCCCTTACATTAAAATCTTTGAGTACCACTAGATGGTCGTGTCGCTGGGCGGCG cgcaaaaaaatcaaaaaaggaaTCGAGGGTACGCAATTTACCTTCAGAGATGCCAAGGTGCCTCGAACCAGACCATCACGCCGACTTCAGAGCCTTACTGGTGAGACACCTGCTGCAGCGAACGACAGCTCACAACAGACGGAAAAAGACTACTTTCGTATCACAGTTTATTACACAAGTATTGACAAAGTCGTCAGTGAACTTCAATCAAGGTTTGAGGACAATGACCAGGAGGTTTTGTGCGCATTGGGCCAAATCGTATTCCGCCGTTCCCTAAGCATCAACAACATCCAAACTCTATCAAATTTCTATGGCGTGGATAGCGGAATGCTATCAAGTGagaagtcaatctttgaaaactacGACTGCGGGGACCCATGCCAGAGAAAAAACGCAGCCTTGATGGTAAAGACCATGCATCAAAATGGTCTCCATGACATTTTACCTGTTCTATATAAAGTTGCCTCCATCCTGGCCACAATTCCTGCAACCTCGTGCTCTGCTGAAAGGTCTTTCAGCGCCCTTCGCCGCATCAAGACATTTTTAAGATCCACAATGGGACAAGACCGACTTAGCAGTATCGCCgttattaacattgaaagagAGTATGCAAACTAG
- the LOC137996464 gene encoding uncharacterized protein, giving the protein MSEAVAKLGGWIDEGPEQETICSTDMSAAEIFNSYHDEVVAHQSSTQFISVTRMQISLLMQLMHIYKDPRLDLTKPLNVNFVGEHGADVGGPTKEYFHEAISILSKVDTPYNIQPFGGQDGHLLPLYGVDAISSGCFETAGKLVAHSVLHGGPGMAGLSPVVIKYLVTGSIDEAKELVSIDDLYDPELQEILQTKFKEETKIKNIDSNLKGKLEDILVKHGLKDVVPLTDVNKAKAIKDLLIAEVLITRTLALDSFFKGLNVHGLGDLFRKHPGVVSYVLPTKEEASVGVELFKGKLVFCDEDLNDEEVQTRMWLLQFIEETSRMREESEQKGTRPQSTKFVIVVYYWYNNNGLRSKGGCCFPEQSHKTIPGGR; this is encoded by the exons ATGAGCGAGGCAGTGGCTAAGCTGGGTGGCTGGATTGATGAAG GACCTGAACAGGAAACCATATGCAGCACAGATATGAGTGCAGCTGAGATCTTCAATTCTTATCATGACGAAGTGGTTGCCCACCAAAGCAGCACTCAGTTTATTTCAGTAACCAGGATGCAAATATCACTGCTCATGCAGCTGATGCACATTTATAAAGACCCAAGACTAGATCTGACTAAACCTCTTAATGTGAACTTTGTCGGTGAACATGGAGCTGATGTTGGTGGaccaacaaaagaatatttccaCGAAGCAATATCAATCTTAAGCAAGGTGGACACTCCCTACAATATTCAGCCGTTTGGTGGGCAAGATGGCCATTTACTTCCCTTGTATGGGGTTGATGCAATCTCTTCAGGTTGCTTCGAAACGGCTGGCAAGCTTGTTGCCCATAGTGTACTTCATGGAGGGCCTGGGATGGCAGGATTGAGCCCAGTTGTGATCAAATATTTAGTCACGGGATCAATCGATGAGGCTAAGGAGCTTGTCTCAATAGATGACCTGTATGACCCAGAGCTGCAAGAAATTCTACAAACAAAG TTCAAAGAAGAAACAAAGATAAAGAACATCGACAGCAATCTCAAAGGAAAACTGGAGGATATCTTAGTGAAACATGGCTTGAAAGATGTTGTGCCTCTCACAGATGTAAACAAAGCCAAAGCCATCAAGGATCTACTAATAGCTGAAGTGTTAATAACAAGGACTCTCGCTTTGGATTCATTTTTTAAAGGGCTGAATGTGCATGGCTTAGGGGATTTGTTCCGCAAACACCCAGGGGTGGTAAGTTATGTGTTACCCACTAAGGAGGAAGCATCAGTAGGCGTGGAATTGTTCAAGGGAAAATTGGTATTCTGTGATGAAGACCTTAATGATGAAGAAGTGCAAACCAGGATGTGGCTCCTACAGTTTATCGAAGAGACTTCTCGAATGAGAG AAGAGTCAGAGCAAAAAGGAACACGGCCACAGTCTACTAAATTCGTTATTGTTGTTTATTACTGGTACAACAATAATGGACTCAGATCTAAAGGTGGATGTTGTTTTCCAGAGCAATCCCACAAAACCATTCCTGGAGGCAGATAG